One window of Polyangiaceae bacterium genomic DNA carries:
- a CDS encoding sigma 54-interacting transcriptional regulator has translation MPVDALSRAQIAWLSGNDNDAELLLMQEREAAVQSGSRERLTDVDLATARFALAIDDDERVELRLLGLALDQATADQQWEAWACASRLKRRGRGSRLPEPSVPPQSIAVGNRVALEVIRCELDAQAVAAARALVEQARPRFDTSPEPKLAFLRVDLQVLLAAGELPRARAVLLEALELSRKLKFRRIEGRLLVLYALEIAPHLDDEAHPALWLGRAQSCMAEFATFRDRAALRSGFRQFGRRLPDSALASGVAARVDALEGAAAALRGVVVSTSDVLRDVLGGAEADDRTAKLVKHATSRSAERVGRALRVIEQVGSDLTELIGVALADRDRMQRLTQALAALDSERTLEAYATSAARVLGGLLDADRVVIALADEAGGEPRLLGYNGAAEPEELPDWRRELAPILKQAPSLSEPAVKPLSKTRAESAPYGPRLTLPVRAPALVGALYVDKIPRNGTFRDSDYHLASVFAEAVAQALSRVLSEQARERARDELAAVVGALKEGVLSLDPRGTVKSANPAAARLLQRSLTALPGSPLAEVAPVLADLTTAGEEVEGRVVTVDSRQVVVTLREIAPAADAQAGWVMTLMGLEQAQRMAIRVTSAGARRSFEDIVGRSASLTEALDMARRAARVNANILITGESGTGKEVLAQAIHTSSPRGNEPFIGINCAALPRDLLEAELFGYERGAFTGARREGAAGKFEQAGAGTILLDEIGDMPLDMQVKMLRVLQERVVVRLGGATERPVPCRVIATTHRDLDDAVAAGRFRADLLFRLRVIHLQMPPLRERSDDIPALVEKFLADTAEAQGRPKISISAELQNELKAYCWPGNVRELANVVEREVSLLDADSTVIDELQVPLEGTRMSALPEPPSSRRSIPPSETRDSVIPLADVERRVFLDALRAFEGSVSRAAKALKVSKVTFYSKLKRWGVDPKRHSDPGPESTAEPGTDIH, from the coding sequence ATGCCCGTAGACGCGCTGAGTCGCGCGCAGATCGCCTGGTTGTCGGGTAACGACAACGACGCGGAGCTGCTGCTCATGCAGGAGCGCGAGGCTGCGGTGCAGTCCGGATCGCGAGAGCGACTCACGGATGTGGATCTCGCGACGGCCCGCTTCGCTCTGGCGATCGATGACGACGAGCGAGTCGAGCTCAGGTTGTTGGGGCTAGCGCTCGATCAAGCCACAGCGGACCAGCAATGGGAAGCTTGGGCCTGTGCGTCGCGCCTCAAGCGTCGCGGGCGCGGCAGCCGCCTACCGGAACCGAGCGTGCCGCCTCAGAGTATTGCCGTGGGGAATCGTGTGGCGCTTGAGGTGATCCGTTGTGAGCTGGATGCTCAAGCGGTTGCGGCTGCGCGCGCTTTGGTCGAGCAAGCCAGACCGCGCTTCGACACGTCACCAGAACCCAAGCTAGCGTTCCTGCGCGTGGACTTGCAGGTGCTGCTTGCGGCGGGCGAACTCCCTCGGGCGCGTGCCGTGCTGCTCGAGGCGCTGGAACTCAGCCGCAAGCTGAAGTTTCGCCGAATCGAGGGCCGTCTTCTCGTTCTGTACGCTCTGGAGATCGCGCCCCACCTCGACGATGAAGCACATCCAGCGCTTTGGCTCGGACGTGCCCAGTCCTGCATGGCGGAGTTCGCCACCTTTCGGGATCGCGCCGCGCTGCGCTCTGGATTCCGCCAGTTCGGACGCCGACTACCCGACTCCGCGTTGGCTTCCGGTGTGGCCGCGAGGGTCGACGCTTTGGAAGGTGCGGCTGCAGCCTTACGTGGCGTCGTGGTGAGCACCAGCGATGTGCTGCGCGACGTCCTTGGTGGAGCCGAGGCCGATGATCGCACGGCGAAGCTGGTGAAGCACGCGACCAGCCGCAGCGCAGAACGGGTTGGTCGGGCGCTGCGGGTGATCGAACAAGTCGGCAGTGATCTGACGGAGCTCATCGGGGTGGCTCTTGCGGATCGAGATCGCATGCAGCGCCTGACTCAGGCGCTCGCGGCTTTGGATAGTGAGCGCACCCTCGAGGCCTACGCCACGTCTGCTGCTCGAGTGCTTGGCGGACTACTCGACGCGGATCGCGTGGTGATTGCGCTTGCCGACGAGGCGGGCGGCGAGCCTCGATTGCTTGGCTACAACGGCGCGGCGGAGCCAGAGGAACTCCCCGACTGGCGTCGTGAGCTCGCACCGATCCTGAAGCAAGCGCCGAGCCTCTCGGAACCTGCCGTCAAACCCCTCTCGAAGACGCGGGCGGAGAGCGCACCGTACGGTCCCCGACTCACGCTTCCCGTGAGGGCCCCGGCGTTGGTTGGGGCACTGTACGTCGACAAGATCCCTCGCAACGGTACGTTCAGAGACTCGGATTATCACCTGGCCAGCGTATTTGCCGAGGCCGTGGCTCAAGCGCTGAGTCGGGTGCTATCGGAGCAGGCACGCGAGCGCGCGAGAGATGAACTGGCGGCGGTGGTCGGCGCGCTCAAAGAAGGCGTGCTCTCACTGGATCCTCGGGGAACTGTAAAGAGCGCGAATCCCGCCGCGGCGCGCCTTCTTCAGCGCTCCCTTACCGCCCTTCCGGGCTCGCCGCTGGCGGAGGTTGCGCCAGTGCTGGCTGACTTGACCACCGCCGGCGAGGAAGTCGAGGGGAGGGTGGTCACGGTGGACAGCCGTCAGGTCGTGGTAACGCTGCGAGAGATCGCGCCGGCCGCAGACGCTCAAGCGGGCTGGGTGATGACGCTCATGGGGCTGGAACAAGCTCAGCGCATGGCGATTCGCGTGACCTCCGCGGGCGCTCGGCGTTCCTTCGAAGACATCGTTGGCCGCTCTGCGAGCCTGACCGAGGCACTCGACATGGCTCGCCGTGCGGCGCGAGTCAACGCGAACATCCTCATTACCGGGGAGAGCGGTACGGGCAAGGAGGTCCTTGCGCAGGCGATACATACCTCGAGTCCACGGGGAAATGAGCCGTTCATCGGGATCAACTGCGCTGCGTTACCTCGCGATTTGCTCGAGGCAGAGCTGTTCGGCTACGAGCGAGGTGCATTCACCGGGGCCCGTCGTGAGGGAGCGGCGGGCAAGTTCGAGCAAGCGGGAGCAGGCACTATTTTGCTCGACGAGATCGGCGACATGCCCCTCGACATGCAGGTGAAGATGTTGCGCGTGCTGCAAGAGCGGGTGGTGGTTCGACTTGGAGGCGCGACGGAGCGGCCCGTGCCCTGCCGCGTGATCGCCACGACTCATCGCGACCTCGATGACGCGGTCGCTGCTGGGAGGTTTCGTGCCGACTTGCTGTTCCGCTTGCGGGTGATTCACCTGCAGATGCCCCCGCTGCGGGAGCGCAGCGATGATATTCCCGCTCTCGTGGAGAAGTTCCTTGCGGATACAGCTGAAGCTCAAGGGCGCCCCAAGATCAGCATCAGCGCGGAGCTGCAGAACGAGCTGAAGGCATACTGCTGGCCGGGGAACGTGCGCGAGCTAGCGAACGTCGTCGAGCGCGAGGTCAGCTTGCTCGACGCGGACTCAACCGTCATTGATGAGCTACAAGTTCCCCTCGAAGGGACGCGCATGTCGGCCTTGCCGGAGCCGCCATCGAGCCGTCGCAGCATCCCCCCGAGCGAGACTCGTGACTCGGTGATCCCTTTGGCGGATGTCGAACGGCGCGTCTTCCTCGACGCCCTACGCGCGTTTGAAGGCAGCGTGTCCCGTGCGGCCAAGGCGCTGAAAGTCTCCAAGGTGACGTTCTACTCCAAGCTCAAGCGCTGGGGCGTGGACCCCAAGCGGCACTCCGATCCCGGACCGGAGTCTACCGCGGAGCCCGGCACCGACATCCACTGA
- a CDS encoding DUF362 domain-containing protein, protein MSQPAHPTQKARVIIRHCDSYDPERIRQIVREGLEELDLRPFGRTLMKPNLVASGPLFENAHTRVEFAEGVMKALMDRNNGRVTEMAIGERCGITIPSRAAFEGAGFNPMIERLGLKRYFFEEEPQVEIPLSHPERLRDYLFTPEPVAMADFFVNCPKFKAHPWTTVTFSVKAYIGIQDDRHRLIDHDHRLNEKIADLQYIVQPQFIAIDAITAGEGRMLTPIPYDLNLIIMGNNQVAFDSVCCNIIGIDPTTVDHIRFTAERGFGPMDLDQIEISGDVTLEEAKGRGENFKSGLIRVEKYFEGTNITAYAGPPPETEHTDYCWGGCPGAIEEAIEILRLFDEKCDEKMPRMHVVFGAYDGPIDAKPGEKVIFMGDCVKWQGDLDGKLVQIRSKYQDRSTKDPYTAKADDIYVKSFSTMRKIKASANEQYVRFEGCPVSVAEQVLALVELGGLKSPFLDPDNAIENTKHYLMWRSTMAMKKLKGHRYQKHGPSSRGAAKPEVTRPAPDDAE, encoded by the coding sequence ATGTCTCAGCCTGCGCACCCGACACAGAAAGCGCGCGTCATCATCCGCCACTGCGATAGCTACGACCCGGAGCGCATCCGCCAGATCGTGCGTGAAGGACTCGAGGAGCTCGACCTGCGCCCGTTTGGTCGCACGTTGATGAAGCCGAACTTGGTGGCGTCGGGACCACTCTTCGAGAACGCTCATACCCGCGTGGAATTTGCCGAGGGCGTGATGAAGGCGTTGATGGACCGCAACAACGGTCGTGTCACGGAGATGGCCATTGGTGAGCGCTGCGGCATCACCATCCCGAGCCGCGCAGCCTTCGAGGGCGCCGGCTTCAATCCGATGATCGAGCGACTGGGCCTCAAGCGCTACTTCTTCGAGGAGGAGCCGCAGGTGGAGATCCCGCTCTCCCACCCCGAGCGTCTGCGCGACTACCTGTTCACTCCAGAGCCCGTCGCCATGGCTGACTTCTTCGTGAACTGTCCGAAGTTCAAGGCGCACCCGTGGACCACGGTCACCTTCTCCGTGAAGGCGTACATCGGCATTCAGGACGATCGGCATCGACTGATCGATCACGACCACCGGCTGAACGAGAAGATCGCCGATCTGCAGTACATCGTGCAGCCGCAGTTCATTGCCATCGACGCCATCACCGCCGGAGAGGGGCGCATGCTGACGCCCATCCCCTACGATCTGAACTTGATCATCATGGGCAACAATCAGGTGGCGTTCGACTCGGTGTGCTGCAACATCATCGGCATCGACCCCACCACCGTCGATCACATCCGCTTCACGGCGGAGCGCGGCTTTGGCCCCATGGATCTCGACCAAATCGAGATCAGCGGCGACGTGACACTTGAAGAGGCCAAGGGCCGCGGTGAGAACTTCAAGAGCGGTCTAATCCGGGTGGAAAAGTACTTCGAGGGCACCAACATCACTGCGTACGCAGGGCCCCCGCCGGAGACCGAGCACACCGACTACTGCTGGGGTGGCTGCCCCGGCGCCATCGAAGAGGCGATCGAGATCCTGCGGCTCTTCGACGAGAAGTGCGACGAGAAGATGCCGCGCATGCACGTGGTCTTTGGCGCTTATGACGGGCCCATCGACGCGAAACCCGGCGAGAAGGTGATCTTCATGGGCGACTGCGTGAAGTGGCAAGGCGACCTCGACGGCAAGCTGGTCCAGATCCGCAGCAAGTATCAAGACCGCTCGACGAAGGACCCCTACACCGCCAAGGCGGACGACATCTACGTGAAGAGCTTCTCCACGATGCGCAAGATCAAAGCCTCGGCCAACGAACAGTATGTGCGCTTCGAAGGCTGCCCCGTGAGCGTCGCCGAGCAGGTGCTCGCGTTGGTGGAGCTTGGCGGGTTGAAGAGCCCGTTCCTCGATCCAGACAACGCCATCGAGAACACCAAGCACTACCTGATGTGGCGTTCCACCATGGCGATGAAAAAACTCAAGGGCCATCGCTATCAGAAGCACGGCCCTTCCTCTCGCGGCGCAGCGAAGCCCGAGGTTACCAGGCCTGCTCCGGACGACGCGGAGTAG
- a CDS encoding NADH:flavin oxidoreductase has translation MWKPPNARKVQLPLVSWPDSESARQSRWFSPITLGPVQLEQRTWVPAMVPWRATEGGEVTPAVIDWYRRFAAGRPGAIVVEATGIRDVPSGPLLRIGHERYIDGLSKIAEAVRGASNGRTRLFIQLIDFLAIRRRVEPSKYLSRFLQLDAALLERLGLAPGDDALARERLLAMNDEELAAVLPARALEELRQGYRERVTDVHLEHIRELPRQLPELFASAAERAKLAGFDGVELHYAHAYTMSSFLSALNTRGDGYGGPREQRARLPLEVYGAVRAAVGSDFCVGARFLTDDIVAGGSRVDDACYFGTRFAAAGMDFLSLSRGGRFEDAKQPKVGHAAYPYTGQSGYECMPSVYSDQRGPFGRNIADTARVRQAVRSAGHQTPVVVCGGIHSFEQAEEILRTEQADIVAAARQSLADPDWFLKVSLGRGNEVRRCEFTNYCEALDQMHKPVTCKLWDHQDLNADESRTPDGRRRLVAPPWS, from the coding sequence ATGTGGAAGCCCCCGAACGCGCGCAAGGTGCAGCTCCCGCTCGTGAGCTGGCCGGACAGTGAATCCGCACGGCAATCACGCTGGTTCAGCCCAATCACTCTGGGACCGGTACAGCTGGAACAGCGCACCTGGGTCCCCGCGATGGTGCCCTGGCGAGCCACCGAAGGCGGCGAAGTGACACCAGCCGTCATCGACTGGTACCGGCGCTTCGCGGCGGGGCGACCCGGGGCGATCGTGGTAGAGGCCACCGGGATCCGCGATGTGCCGAGCGGTCCGCTGCTGCGCATTGGCCACGAGCGCTACATCGATGGGCTTTCAAAGATCGCCGAGGCTGTGCGCGGAGCCAGCAATGGGCGCACGCGCCTCTTCATTCAGCTGATCGACTTTTTGGCGATCCGTCGCCGCGTCGAACCTTCAAAGTACCTCTCGCGCTTCCTCCAGCTAGACGCGGCCCTGCTCGAGCGCCTCGGGCTCGCACCAGGAGACGACGCTCTGGCGCGAGAGCGCCTGCTGGCGATGAACGACGAAGAGCTAGCAGCCGTCCTGCCAGCGCGTGCGCTGGAGGAGCTACGCCAGGGCTATCGGGAGCGCGTCACCGACGTGCACCTCGAGCACATCCGCGAGTTGCCGCGGCAACTACCAGAGCTATTCGCGAGCGCCGCGGAGCGCGCGAAGCTCGCCGGCTTCGACGGTGTGGAGCTCCACTACGCCCACGCCTACACGATGAGTTCCTTTCTTTCGGCATTGAATACCCGAGGTGACGGGTACGGCGGTCCACGAGAGCAGCGCGCACGACTTCCCCTCGAGGTGTACGGCGCGGTGCGAGCGGCCGTTGGCAGTGACTTCTGCGTCGGTGCTCGTTTCCTTACGGATGATATCGTCGCAGGTGGTAGTCGAGTGGACGATGCCTGCTACTTCGGGACACGCTTCGCCGCGGCGGGCATGGACTTCCTGTCGCTGTCCCGGGGCGGTCGCTTCGAAGACGCCAAGCAACCCAAAGTGGGGCACGCCGCCTACCCATACACCGGACAGAGCGGCTACGAGTGCATGCCCAGCGTGTACTCTGATCAGCGCGGTCCCTTTGGTCGCAACATCGCGGACACTGCGCGCGTACGTCAGGCGGTGCGCAGTGCCGGTCATCAGACTCCGGTCGTGGTGTGCGGGGGGATTCACTCCTTCGAACAAGCCGAAGAGATCTTGCGAACCGAACAGGCAGACATCGTCGCTGCCGCACGGCAAAGCCTCGCGGACCCCGACTGGTTCTTGAAGGTGTCTCTGGGGCGGGGCAACGAAGTGCGGCGCTGCGAGTTCACCAACTACTGCGAGGCGCTCGACCAGATGCACAAACCCGTGACGTGCAAGCTCTGGGACCACCAAGACTTGAACGCCGACGAATCGCGCACCCCAGACGGACGCCGCCGCCTGGTGGCTCCGCCATGGTCATAG
- a CDS encoding acyl-CoA dehydrogenase family protein: MIDLDSVAPFLEPHHTAVAEAAQAFAKQVLAPMGHPKDDHDARHQARSIVHALGEAGLVKHAHPLDLRACCLVREALAFQSPLADDIYALQCLGSTPIASAGNQKQKDEYVAGAVSGQLMAGFAMTEPDAGSDVASLGTRAKKTRSGWKLHGHKTLISNAGIADFYSVFASTDPEAGHRGISCFVVPKDAPGLLFEKAQILSNPHPLGELFFDDVEVPEDAMVGERGGGFKLGMATLDSLRTTVAAAAAGMATRALEEATAWSLSRKQFGAPIADLQLIQAKLARMVTELSASRLLIYRAAHEKDTQGGRVSLPCAMAKLHATESAQRIIDDAVQIFGGRGVLAESVVDQLYRAIRPLRIYEGTSEVQHLVIARGWLKAFQSRAR, encoded by the coding sequence ATGATCGACCTAGATAGCGTGGCTCCTTTCCTCGAGCCTCACCACACCGCCGTGGCCGAAGCGGCGCAAGCCTTCGCGAAGCAGGTGCTCGCGCCGATGGGACACCCGAAGGACGACCACGACGCCCGCCACCAGGCGCGCAGCATCGTCCATGCGTTGGGCGAAGCTGGGCTCGTCAAGCACGCCCACCCGTTGGACCTACGCGCGTGCTGCCTGGTGCGCGAAGCGCTGGCGTTCCAGAGCCCGCTGGCTGACGACATCTACGCGCTCCAGTGCCTGGGCAGCACCCCCATCGCCTCCGCAGGGAACCAGAAGCAGAAGGACGAGTACGTCGCCGGGGCCGTGAGCGGCCAGCTGATGGCTGGCTTTGCGATGACCGAACCCGACGCCGGCTCTGATGTGGCGAGCCTCGGCACCCGCGCCAAGAAGACGCGCAGCGGCTGGAAGCTCCACGGCCACAAGACGCTGATCAGCAACGCGGGGATCGCAGATTTCTACTCCGTCTTCGCCAGCACCGATCCAGAAGCCGGACATCGCGGCATCAGCTGCTTCGTGGTGCCCAAGGATGCGCCGGGGCTGCTCTTCGAGAAAGCGCAGATCCTCAGCAACCCGCATCCGCTGGGCGAGCTGTTCTTTGATGATGTCGAAGTCCCTGAAGACGCCATGGTGGGTGAGCGCGGGGGCGGCTTCAAGCTCGGCATGGCGACCCTCGACAGCCTGCGCACCACAGTCGCCGCGGCTGCCGCTGGGATGGCCACCCGCGCCCTCGAAGAGGCCACCGCATGGTCGCTTAGCCGAAAGCAATTCGGCGCGCCCATCGCGGACCTGCAGTTGATTCAGGCAAAGCTCGCGCGCATGGTCACGGAGCTCAGCGCTTCGCGCCTGTTGATCTACCGCGCAGCGCACGAGAAGGACACTCAAGGCGGCCGGGTGTCTCTGCCTTGCGCGATGGCGAAGCTCCACGCGACGGAAAGCGCGCAACGCATCATCGACGACGCTGTGCAGATCTTCGGTGGACGTGGCGTGCTCGCAGAGAGCGTCGTCGACCAGCTGTACCGGGCTATTCGCCCGCTGCGCATCTACGAAGGCACGAGCGAGGTGCAGCATCTGGTGATCGCTCGGGGTTGGCTCAAAGCTTTCCAGAGCCGAGCTCGCTGA
- a CDS encoding enoyl-CoA hydratase family protein — protein MTLSLSPKSFKLDFDAESKVATITLDRPDRLNALTFEIYKELGETFRSLHHESAVRAIVITGAGRAFCSGGDVEDIIGALFERDFQGLLEFTELTCELIAAMRECQKPIVAALNGTVAGAGAVIAAASDIRIASDKAKIAFLFVKVGLSGADMGIAWLLPKLIGFGRATELLMTGDFVSPEDALRIGLYNRVVGVDQVLPEARAFAAKLAKGPAFGLRMTKHLLNREADMDLKTALQTEAEAQAVCMQHPDFREAYEAFTQKREARFR, from the coding sequence ATGACTCTGAGCCTCTCCCCCAAGAGCTTCAAGCTGGACTTCGACGCGGAGTCGAAGGTAGCGACGATCACCCTGGATCGCCCCGACCGCCTGAACGCACTCACCTTCGAGATCTACAAAGAGCTAGGGGAGACGTTCCGCAGTCTGCACCATGAAAGCGCGGTACGAGCGATCGTGATCACCGGCGCTGGTCGCGCGTTCTGCTCCGGCGGCGACGTGGAAGACATCATCGGCGCGCTATTCGAGCGCGACTTTCAAGGCCTGCTGGAGTTCACGGAGCTCACCTGTGAGCTCATCGCTGCGATGCGCGAGTGTCAAAAGCCCATCGTTGCCGCACTGAACGGCACCGTCGCCGGAGCAGGCGCGGTGATTGCCGCGGCGAGCGACATCCGCATCGCGTCGGACAAAGCGAAGATCGCCTTCCTGTTCGTCAAGGTCGGGCTGTCGGGCGCTGATATGGGGATCGCGTGGCTCTTGCCCAAGTTGATCGGCTTCGGACGCGCGACGGAGCTCTTGATGACCGGTGACTTCGTCTCCCCCGAAGACGCCCTGCGCATCGGTCTCTACAACCGCGTCGTCGGCGTGGACCAAGTGCTGCCAGAGGCTCGAGCCTTCGCCGCCAAGCTCGCCAAGGGTCCGGCGTTTGGACTGCGCATGACCAAGCACCTGCTCAATCGCGAGGCGGATATGGACCTCAAGACGGCGCTCCAGACCGAAGCCGAAGCCCAGGCGGTGTGCATGCAGCACCCAGACTTTCGCGAGGCCTACGAGGCCTTCACCCAGAAGCGCGAAGCCCGTTTCCGCTAG
- a CDS encoding MarR family transcriptional regulator — translation MTNEAKQAAGVWIRLVKCHGLVMREVRRRVAQSETTLPQFDVLAQLLRHPQGMTSTELSRVLLVTAGNLTGIVDRLEARELVTRTALPDDKRVRVLKLTAKGKRLAKREVQRHEDWLNEIFSSLADTERHKLSTALDRLRHSLETQDDAEPLPE, via the coding sequence ATGACGAACGAAGCGAAACAAGCCGCCGGCGTGTGGATCCGCCTGGTGAAGTGCCACGGTCTCGTGATGCGGGAGGTGCGACGTCGAGTTGCCCAGAGCGAGACCACGCTGCCTCAGTTCGACGTGCTGGCGCAGCTCTTGCGTCACCCGCAGGGCATGACCTCCACTGAACTCTCTCGAGTCCTCCTTGTTACCGCGGGGAACCTTACCGGGATCGTCGACCGACTCGAGGCGCGCGAGCTGGTCACGCGCACTGCCCTCCCAGATGACAAGCGAGTGCGCGTGTTGAAGCTGACGGCCAAAGGCAAGCGCCTCGCCAAGCGCGAGGTGCAACGCCACGAGGATTGGCTGAACGAGATCTTCAGCAGCCTGGCCGATACCGAGCGCCACAAGCTCTCGACGGCCTTGGACCGCCTGCGCCACAGCCTAGAAACCCAAGACGACGCTGAGCCTCTCCCCGAGTGA
- a CDS encoding RidA family protein yields MSKLEAINPESWGEPKGYANGVLAPAGGRLLFVAGQIGWDENQKIVSEDFALQFAQALSNVVTVVRAAGGQPEHIARLTIYVTDKQLYLADLKGIGASYRELMGRHYPAMALLEVKGLLEPGAMVEIEATAVVP; encoded by the coding sequence ATGAGCAAGCTCGAAGCGATCAACCCCGAGAGCTGGGGTGAACCCAAAGGCTACGCGAATGGAGTGCTAGCGCCCGCGGGCGGACGCCTGTTGTTCGTCGCGGGGCAAATCGGATGGGACGAGAATCAAAAGATCGTCTCGGAGGACTTCGCGCTGCAGTTCGCTCAAGCGCTCTCAAACGTGGTCACGGTGGTGCGCGCCGCCGGCGGACAGCCGGAGCACATCGCGCGGCTGACCATCTACGTCACTGACAAGCAGCTTTACCTCGCGGATCTAAAAGGGATCGGCGCGAGCTACCGCGAACTGATGGGCCGCCACTACCCAGCGATGGCGCTGCTCGAGGTCAAGGGCCTGCTCGAGCCGGGCGCGATGGTGGAAATCGAAGCGACGGCGGTGGTGCCATGA
- a CDS encoding SDR family oxidoreductase, producing MSEPGAGGALAGRRAVVTGGGRGIGAAVARELAARGASVVVTARNLAQVEEVALALRSTGATAFATSCDVSDEGSVGALANFARERLGGVDILVNNAGIAKSHDIKRVPLEDWQQIMAVNATGPFLCTRAFIAEMLEQRWGRVVNVASVTSRVGTPYIAAYTASKHAVLGFSRSVAAEVKAKGVTVNCVCPGYVNTEMTDESIARVSEKTGRSGDESLKAILSTVGQHRLIEPEEVAFMVANLCEERAGGTTGQAIVMDAGGFIG from the coding sequence ATGAGCGAACCTGGGGCTGGAGGCGCGTTGGCTGGTCGACGCGCGGTGGTGACGGGCGGCGGGCGCGGCATTGGCGCAGCGGTCGCCCGCGAGCTCGCTGCGCGCGGAGCGAGTGTCGTCGTCACCGCCCGGAACCTCGCACAGGTAGAGGAAGTGGCGCTTGCTCTGCGCTCGACTGGCGCGACCGCGTTTGCCACGAGCTGTGACGTCAGCGACGAAGGCAGCGTCGGAGCGCTCGCGAACTTTGCCAGGGAGCGCCTTGGCGGCGTCGACATCTTGGTGAACAACGCTGGTATCGCGAAGAGCCACGACATCAAACGCGTGCCTCTCGAAGACTGGCAGCAGATCATGGCGGTGAATGCCACCGGCCCGTTTCTCTGCACGCGAGCTTTCATCGCAGAGATGCTCGAGCAGCGCTGGGGCCGGGTAGTCAACGTCGCCAGCGTCACGTCGCGCGTCGGAACGCCATACATTGCAGCTTATACCGCGAGCAAACACGCGGTGCTTGGCTTCAGCCGCTCGGTTGCAGCGGAAGTAAAAGCCAAAGGGGTCACCGTGAATTGCGTGTGCCCCGGATACGTGAACACGGAAATGACAGACGAGTCCATCGCACGGGTTAGCGAGAAGACCGGGCGCTCGGGGGACGAGTCGCTCAAGGCGATTCTCTCGACCGTGGGTCAGCACCGACTCATCGAGCCCGAGGAAGTGGCCTTCATGGTGGCGAACCTGTGTGAGGAACGCGCTGGGGGCACGACGGGTCAGGCGATCGTGATGGACGCGGGAGGCTTCATCGGATGA
- a CDS encoding creatininase family protein has protein sequence MTPLPKHVRLADLTYQELERRPKQRLVVVLPVGATEAHGPHLPLGTDVIISEAMAERAITRLAAHDVDALVAPSFAYSVADFAGDFSGTISIRAETATALLVDLGTSLARHGVRYLALANAHLDPTHIGTLYAAREQLGGKLDIIFPDITRKPWALRLSDEFKSGACHAGQYEGSIVMARAPELVREELRLGLPANPSSLSVAIREGKQSFQEAGGPLAYFGRPAEASAAEGEQTIDTLAEILCEAVVARLQGALG, from the coding sequence ATGACGCCCCTCCCCAAGCACGTTCGCCTCGCCGATCTCACGTACCAGGAGCTAGAACGACGTCCCAAGCAGCGTCTGGTGGTGGTCCTTCCAGTGGGCGCGACGGAGGCTCATGGTCCGCACCTCCCCCTGGGGACCGACGTCATCATTTCGGAAGCCATGGCAGAGCGCGCCATCACGCGTCTGGCTGCTCACGACGTCGACGCGCTAGTCGCCCCGAGCTTCGCCTACAGCGTGGCGGACTTTGCGGGGGACTTCTCGGGTACGATCTCGATTCGCGCGGAAACGGCTACCGCGCTCCTAGTCGACCTGGGGACCAGCCTTGCGCGCCACGGCGTACGCTACCTCGCGCTCGCGAACGCGCACCTCGACCCAACCCATATCGGCACGCTGTACGCCGCACGGGAGCAGCTTGGCGGCAAGCTCGACATCATCTTTCCGGACATCACACGCAAGCCGTGGGCGCTACGCCTGAGCGACGAGTTCAAGAGCGGAGCCTGCCACGCCGGGCAGTACGAGGGTTCTATCGTGATGGCGCGGGCACCCGAGCTGGTACGAGAAGAGCTCCGTCTGGGGTTGCCGGCGAATCCTTCGAGCCTGTCTGTCGCGATCCGCGAAGGCAAGCAGAGCTTCCAGGAAGCTGGCGGTCCTCTGGCGTATTTCGGGCGCCCCGCAGAGGCGAGCGCTGCAGAGGGTGAACAGACCATCGACACCTTGGCGGAGATCTTGTGTGAAGCGGTGGTAGCGCGGCTGCAGGGCGCCCTGGGCTAG